A portion of the Paenibacillus hamazuiensis genome contains these proteins:
- a CDS encoding ABC transporter permease, translated as MQLTGTLSLQRIGMALALVLLAALVVVPLFFIFLSSVQGSQGLDLAAPLRTVAGSGLGEVYVNSLWIGLCTVAGTTLLALPLAWVMANTGLSRHRWLDIVLLVPFMTPPYIGSMGWILFMQRNGYMEQLLPAAAAWTPHFFSVFGMVAIMSLHLFPFLYLILRGSLVRIGGSKEEAAALHGGSFAYRFRRIVVPLLLSSYAMGALLIFVKTIAEFGTPATFGRKIGFYVLTSEIHKYISSWPIDFGKATSLASVLLGTCLLLWYVQAWVTQRHSYQLVGGKGARRSIYRLSGWKAAIAWAYVGGLLVLSIGVPYFSIIAASLMKLRGQGLAWSNLTLSNYVQLLAPGSKSMQALTNSLTLSLAAATLAVVLGTFLALMIHRAKTWPQRLTDLFSMLPNTVPGIVIVLGLIIVWNAPWMPIPLYNTYGMVVLTYVVFFLPYTVQYVKASFTQLDPALFQAGQVFGGKPSYVLRRILLPLIVPGMLAGWMMTFTISIRELVASLLILPPSMETSATYIFAQFEQGKVQLGMAMAVVSVGLTTAMLLAVNYLSSKKDWDV; from the coding sequence ATGCAGTTGACCGGCACACTTTCGCTTCAACGCATCGGGATGGCCCTCGCCTTGGTTCTTCTGGCGGCGCTGGTGGTCGTCCCGCTCTTTTTCATTTTTTTGTCCAGCGTGCAGGGGAGTCAGGGGTTGGATTTGGCTGCACCGCTTAGAACGGTTGCGGGCAGCGGGCTCGGCGAAGTGTATGTAAACTCGCTGTGGATCGGGCTGTGCACGGTGGCCGGAACGACGCTGCTTGCGCTGCCGCTTGCCTGGGTGATGGCCAATACCGGCTTGTCCCGGCACAGATGGCTTGACATCGTTTTGCTCGTGCCGTTTATGACGCCGCCCTATATCGGCTCGATGGGCTGGATTTTGTTCATGCAGCGTAACGGCTACATGGAGCAGCTGCTGCCGGCCGCGGCGGCGTGGACGCCGCATTTTTTCAGCGTTTTCGGCATGGTTGCGATCATGAGCCTTCATTTGTTCCCGTTTCTGTATTTGATCCTGCGGGGATCTCTCGTGCGCATCGGCGGCAGCAAGGAAGAGGCGGCGGCGCTGCACGGCGGCTCCTTCGCGTACCGGTTCCGGCGCATCGTTGTCCCGCTGCTGCTGTCCAGTTATGCGATGGGAGCGCTGCTCATTTTTGTCAAAACGATTGCGGAATTCGGCACGCCGGCGACTTTTGGACGCAAAATCGGTTTTTACGTCCTGACCTCCGAAATCCATAAGTACATTTCGAGCTGGCCGATCGATTTCGGCAAAGCGACATCGCTCGCTTCCGTGCTGCTCGGCACCTGTCTGCTGCTGTGGTATGTGCAGGCGTGGGTGACGCAAAGGCATTCCTATCAACTGGTCGGCGGAAAAGGGGCGCGGCGCAGCATATACCGGCTCAGCGGCTGGAAGGCCGCGATCGCTTGGGCTTACGTCGGCGGACTGCTCGTACTGTCGATCGGCGTGCCATATTTCTCCATCATCGCCGCCTCGCTGATGAAGCTGCGGGGCCAAGGGCTTGCCTGGAGCAACCTGACGCTGAGCAACTATGTGCAGCTGCTCGCCCCGGGGTCGAAGAGCATGCAGGCGCTGACGAACAGCCTGACGTTATCGCTGGCGGCGGCCACCTTGGCGGTCGTGCTCGGAACGTTTCTCGCGCTTATGATCCACCGTGCGAAAACATGGCCGCAGCGGCTGACCGACTTGTTCAGCATGCTGCCCAATACGGTGCCGGGCATCGTCATCGTGCTTGGGCTGATCATCGTCTGGAACGCGCCGTGGATGCCGATCCCGCTTTACAATACGTACGGGATGGTCGTGCTGACGTACGTGGTGTTTTTTTTGCCGTATACGGTGCAGTATGTCAAAGCGAGCTTCACCCAGCTCGATCCTGCGCTTTTTCAGGCGGGGCAGGTGTTCGGCGGCAAGCCGTCGTATGTGCTGCGGCGCATTTTGCTGCCGCTGATCGTCCCGGGGATGCTCGCCGGATGGATGATGACCTTTACGATTTCGATCCGCGAGCTGGTGGCGTCTTTGCTGATTTTGCCGCCTTCGATGGAAACGTCGGCCACATACATCTTCGCCCAGTTCGAGCAGGGCAAGGTGCAGCTCGGCATGGCGATGGCGGTCGTGTCGGTAGGACTGACTACGGCGATGCTGCTTGCGGTCAATTACTTAAGTTCAAAAAAAGACTGGGATGTATAA
- a CDS encoding ABC transporter substrate-binding protein, with product MYQVNKRNGLKKGALVLLTAMIGFSLAGCGSAAKPAANQAAEPKQEAPKQEVKKDEEKKLSGKLVVYSAGPKELAEAIQKGYEAKTGVKVEMFQGTTGKILSRMEAEKANPVVDVVVLASLPAAQGLKKSGMTLEYKEAKNADKLIPEWSDKDGHFFGYSSSALGIAYNTKLVQTPPKEWADLAKEEWKGKINIPDPAQSGSALDFVTGYLSGKGDSGWDLLEQYKKNGVAMAGANQEALDPVITGAKSVVAAAVDYMTYQAKAKGEPVDLLYPASGTVISPRPAAIVKTSKNVDNAKAFIDYLLSDEAQKMVADTYLLPGRKDVKAKDRPGAEQIPQMKVDWAWMDANGDAVTKKFAQLFK from the coding sequence ATGTATCAAGTGAACAAACGTAATGGGTTGAAAAAAGGGGCGCTGGTGCTTCTGACCGCAATGATCGGTTTCAGTCTCGCCGGCTGCGGCAGCGCCGCAAAACCTGCGGCCAATCAGGCGGCGGAGCCGAAGCAGGAGGCACCGAAGCAGGAAGTCAAGAAAGACGAAGAGAAGAAGCTGAGCGGAAAGCTGGTCGTGTACAGTGCAGGTCCGAAGGAGCTGGCGGAAGCGATTCAGAAAGGGTATGAAGCGAAAACCGGCGTCAAGGTGGAAATGTTCCAAGGCACGACGGGGAAAATTTTGTCGCGGATGGAAGCGGAGAAAGCGAATCCGGTCGTCGACGTCGTCGTGCTCGCTTCCCTTCCGGCCGCGCAAGGGCTCAAGAAAAGCGGCATGACGCTGGAATACAAGGAAGCGAAAAATGCGGACAAGCTCATCCCCGAATGGTCCGACAAGGACGGCCATTTCTTCGGCTACAGCTCTTCCGCGCTCGGCATCGCCTACAATACGAAGCTCGTCCAGACGCCCCCGAAGGAGTGGGCCGACCTCGCCAAAGAAGAATGGAAGGGCAAAATCAATATCCCCGATCCGGCGCAATCCGGCTCCGCGCTTGATTTCGTCACCGGCTATTTGAGCGGCAAAGGCGATTCCGGCTGGGACCTGCTGGAGCAGTACAAGAAAAACGGCGTGGCGATGGCCGGCGCCAATCAGGAAGCGCTCGATCCGGTCATCACCGGCGCGAAAAGCGTCGTAGCCGCCGCGGTCGACTACATGACGTACCAGGCGAAGGCAAAGGGAGAGCCGGTCGATCTGCTCTACCCTGCAAGCGGAACCGTGATCAGTCCGCGTCCTGCCGCGATCGTCAAGACGAGCAAAAACGTCGATAACGCCAAAGCGTTCATCGATTATCTGCTGTCCGACGAAGCGCAAAAAATGGTGGCCGACACGTATTTGCTGCCGGGCCGCAAGGACGTCAAAGCGAAAGACCGCCCGGGCGCGGAGCAAATTCCGCAAATGAAGGTGGACTGGGCTTGGATGGACGCAAACGGAGACGCCGTTACCAAAAAATTCGCCCAGCTGTTCAAATAA